The genomic interval CCGAGCGGCTCGGCCCGGGCCACGGGCCGGCGGCAAGCGCCGGGCTAACGGCGCTCGGCTGCTCCCGCATCAgagcggcggccggggggggaCCGGAGCAGCCGCCCGGCACGCAAGCCCGCTGCAAGTCACCTAATTACCATGCCTGATTAAATCAGGCTGAGAGCCAGGGGGGTCATCCGTCCCCCCTCCACCCCGGGCTGACCGTGCAGCAGCTATTGCTGCGCCAGGCCCGCGGCAGGGATCGGGGCGCCCGGGGTTTCGGGCACCCCGCTCGCacgcgcccggcccggcccggcccggcccagcccggccgcccCACGCGCGGCACAGCGAGCAGAAAGCGGGGGCcgtgggtgggggggagagCCGTCGCCCCGGCAGAAAGCAGCCCGAGCGCCTTTCGTTTCCGGCAAACGAGCCGGAGGGAGcgagagaggaggagagagagaaaccccGCCGAAAATCCCCCGCGCTCCTGCTTTGACGGGGCCGAGCGGCGCGTTTCCTGCCGCCGGgggcccgcgggcggccgggcgccggggccgtcCCCGCGCCGGGGAATTCGGACGGCGCCGCTCGCCGGGCTAAaagcgccggcgccggcggcgcctcGCCAcagcgcccggggccgcggcggggccctcCCGCCGGGCGCGCTGCCCGGCGGACACGGCCAGGtagggcggcgcggcggcggcggcggcggcggcggagcggcggggggccggggcgggcgcgaCCGCAGCCCGCGCGCGGCGCGACGGAGGGAGCGGGGAAGCGGCCGGCTCGGGGCGAGGAGGGAAAAGCCGCCGGCGGGGAAAACGGAGGCGGCGTCGGGCGCTAAGGCGCTTCCCGAGACGGGCGCCCGCttccgccgcggccgcccctcgcCCCGACCCCCacgcggggtggggggaagccgccgcgctcgccgccggcCGAGCCGGCACCGACCAGGCGCCCTTGGCCGCTCAGTAGTCGGTGTAGGATCTGTCCGATACTCTCCAACAGCTACATCTGATTACTGGGTCACCAAAGGGCGaccgcgctgcgcccgccggAGGACGCCGGGGAGCGGGcgaggggccgcgccgccgagcAGGGGACGCCCGTTCCGGCGGGAGCGGACGCAGCGGGCATCGGAGGAGCCGCGGCGACGGGCTTGGAGGCCTGCTCCTGCGCTCGCCCTCCGCACGGCCAGGCTGCGCCCACACGCGTGACCCACGCGCAGCTGGGCCGTGCCCACGCGTGACCCGTGCACGTCCGGTCCGTGCCCACGTGTGTGAGCATGCACAGCTGGTCCGTGCCCATGCGTGACCTGTGCACGTCCGGTCCGTGCCCATGCATGACCCGTGCATGTCCAGTCCGTGCCCACGTGTGTGAGCATGCACAGCTGGTCCGTGCCCACGCATGATCCTTGCGTGTCCGGTCCGTGCCCATGCGTGACCCGTGCATGTCCGGTCCATGCCCACATGTGTGAGCATGCACAGCTGGTCCGTGCCCACGCATGATCCTTGCGTGTCCGGTCCGTGCCCACGCGTGACCCGTGCATGTCCAGTCCGTGCCCACGTGTGTGAGCATGCACAGCTGGTCCGTGCCCACGCATGATCCTTGCGTGTCCGGTCCGTGCCCATGCGTGACCCGTGCATGTCCAGTCCGTGCCCACGTGTGTGAGCATGCACAGCTGGTCCGTGCCCACGCATGATCCTTGCGTGTCCGGTCCGTGCCCATGCGTGACCCGTGCATGTCCGGTCCATGCCCACATGTGTGAGCATGCACAGCTGGTCCGTGCCCACGCATGATCCTTGCGTGTCCGGTCCGTGCCCATGCGTGATCCGTGCATGTCCGGTCCATGCCCACATGTGTGAGCATGCACAGCTGGTCCGTGCCCATGCGTGACCTGTGCACGTCCGGTCCGTGCCCACGCGTGACCCATGCAGGTCCGGCCCAGGCCCGCACGCACGGCCCGTGCACTGCCGTGCCCGGTCTGTCCTCACGGCCGTGACCGCGCACGGCCCCACGCGCGTGGCCGCGCCGCACTGACCACGTgactctcccccccccccccccccgcgagGCCTTTTCCCCCCTCAATGAACGGCGCCTGCGTGACGCGCCTGGGCGGGGCCacgcgggggcggggccacgcgTGGCGGTCACGTGCCCGCGGCggcgagcggagcggagcggagcggagcggggcgggcgccaTGGCGGCAGCGGGCGGAGgtgggggccgggggccgcggcggggccctgCGCCGCCCCGCTTCCCTCGGCAACGCCTCGGGCCGAGCGGAGGCCGCCGCTGCGGCCGGAaccggggcccggccccgcctgAGGGCCCGAACCGCCCCCTCCCGAGGGGCCTGACCCGAGGGCGGCCCGGGGAGGGGGTGCCGGGGCCTGGGGGGGTCCCGAGGCCCCGGGTGCGGGGGTGTCGGGGCCTGGAGGGGTCCCTAGGCCccaggtgggggggggggtgtcggggcctgggggggggtcccgagGCCCCGGGTGGGGGAGGGTGtcggggcctgggggggggtcCCTAGGCCCCAGGTGGGGGGTGCCGGGGCCTGGGGGGGTGCCGGGGCCTGGGGGGTCCCTAGGCCCCGGGTGCAGGGGATTCGAGGGTCCCTAGGCCCCGGGAAGGGGAGGGTCTAGAGGCCCTGGGGGGGTCCATGGGCCCGGGGAGGGGCAGAGGCCCCAGGGGTCCCTaggccccggggaggggggatcCAGGAGGTCCTTAGGCCCAGGGGAGGGGGATCCCAGCTGCCCAAGGTGGTCCCTAGGCCTCGGGGGGGGCATCCAAGGGACTCTGGAGGGTGCCCAGGCCCTGGGTGGGGGGCGGTGAGGGTGGTGCCAAGGGCAGGGGGCCCCGCGGCCTGGCGCTGAGCATCCCTGGGTGCCCGCAGGGAAGAAGGAGGACTCGTACAATGTGCTGGACCTGGCGGAGTACACCAAGAACCGGCCCTGGTGGCGCAAGGTTTTCGCCCCCAGCTCGGGTTCGAGCGCAGAGAAATACAACGTGGCCACGCAGCTGGTGATCGGAGGGGTCACAGGATGGTAAGAGGTGCTGGGGCTGCCTTTGGTGCTCGTGGCAGGGAGCACGCGTGCAGGCACGAGGTGGGTTTGGGGGGGCATCCTGACAGGAACAGGGTGGTTATTTAACTTGGAGCCAAAGAACCGATGATATCccttgggggaggaggggagagagcagcaggctttGATTTTCTTCACGTTCTTCACAACTCCTGGCGTGGTGTGCTGGTGTTGGGTTTTGGAACAGAGATTACTTCCTCCCTCGGGATGCGGACGTGCTTTGGGAATCTCTGTGCAGAAACCTCCTGTGGAGGTGGCTTGCTGCATCTCACGCACTGATGTTTCGTGCGCGTGCTTCCTTGGGGTCATGCCGCTGGGGGGGCCTGCTGGGGGCTGTGCCTTGCTTGCAGGTTCGTTCTCACAGTAACACAAGTTGATTTAAAAACTTAGTGTGATTGCACTGCTTTGCTGGCGCATCCCTACTTCTTGCCGTGCCTGCCCTCTCCTGACACAGGAGTAACTATTTAAAAGAGAATGACATATTCTgttaattttctaattaaaatacaaGCTGGTGACTTCTTTCTTGTCTCAGCCAAGTGTATCTATTCAAAAATAGGTAAGAGAAAAGATTGCTGTGTTGTTTTGCAATGTTCGTAAGGAAACTGTGGTCAAGGTGAAGTCTGAGGTGATGTAACAGGCTGCACGAACGAGCAATGGGGTAGCGCTTGCCTGAGTTCTGGTGGATACAGTGATGTTTTACGGGTAAAAGTGTATCAtgctgctggaggcagcagtAGCTTTAGATCACTGCTTCTAGCAAGACAAGATCTGATAAGATCTTATTTCAGCAATTTCTCTTCTAAGAAATGAAGTGGGAAAGCAAGCAGATGTTGTTTGAGGTCATTCAGGCTTTGCCCTGTGGTCTGCTTCCGGTGCTCTGTcatgaaacagcagcagatgaGCTGCTTTAATTTCCTATTAGAGATGATGCTagttaaaaaagaagttaattCCAGGGAAATCACATGTtcctggtgatgctctggggAGAACCAAAAGGGgtttttgaagggaaaagaatCAATGCTGTGAAATGCTGAATTGTAATAGCGAGAAGTGAAAAGTTAGGAAACATCACATTTATTTGGGCACAAATCCgttctgcttttctctgatcTCGTTTGGCTTTGTTTCCCCACTAGTCAGGCTGTCTCCGAGTCTTGCGTGATTAATGCCAAACACTGTCTTGTTTGTGGAAGCATGCTGAAGTAGGTGTTTGGTGTCCCATTTTCCTGACTGGATCTTGGTTGATTTGTAGGTGTACTGGATTCATCTTCCAAAAAGTTGGAAAGCTGGCGGCAACGGCAGTGGGAGGTGGCTTTTTCCTGTTGCAGGTATGTATGAATAGTGGCCTAGGCTTTCCAAGAACTGTGTGTGGTGGGGAAGAAGGATTGTCTAGTGATTTCAGTAATTAACTGTGGTGGTGATTCAACAGGTGATTTTAATAATCAACAGTAATAAACATGTCCCAATAATTTTCCTGTTGTTTGGACACGTGGGTCAGTTCCCTACTTATCCATGGACACACACAGCTCCTGGCAGTCACACGCGTATGTTCCTCATGACGTAGATTCCCCACTCCCATGAGTAGTATGAAACATATTAGAAACAGAGATGTGCACAGTGCCGTTTGTGGAGTTAcataagaacattttaaaagcacattcaGCCACCTCACTGGTGGTACTTAGCTTGTGACAGCCAGAGATGAGTCAAGTCTGTAGCAACTTTGAAGCTGTTTTTGGTTTGGTGGCTGTGCGTTCGTGATGTGCCGGAAGGGGCAAGGCCTTTGTTCAGATCTCTGAATaaatttcttcccctctttaGCGGGAGCAAAACAGGAGCGGCGAGCACGGCTTTAGGGGTTGCTGAGAGGTACTTTTTGCTTAGAGACTGCTAACGGAAGCTGGGCCAAAGGCATGTGGAGGCGGTCGTTGCAGGGGCACCCGGGTGCAGTGGCTAACTTGGGAGCAGGAGGTAGGCTTGGCCACGGCAATCTCTGGACTCTTGCTAAAGAACTGGTGTCAGAGCTGGCTCCTGTCATTAGTTTTGTGCTGGTGGAGGTGGAGTCCGTGGAGAAACAGCCCTTAATGTAAAGGAGGTGGTTGTCTCTGTCTGCTGTGTGCTTCCCTTCAAGCTGGCTTCTCGAGGAGTTGAGCTAGAACAGATGAGGATCTTTGTAATGttctggggaagggagggaaacaGGTCTGTCTCCTTCAGCtatgtttcttctgtttaagAACCCTGGGCTTGAGCATCCTGGATGCTCAATCTGGTTTGTACATCCTGCAGGGGGCAGAACAATTCATAGACCTCAAGCAGCAATCCATCGTTGTTTGCTTTCCGGTTGTGTCTTGTGTAGCTTGTTCTCCTTGCTGTTCTGGTTCCAGTACTTCTCCTGACAGCCGAAAGCTTGCCCTGAGCAGGGAGATTTACACTGTTGAATCATCCTCACCAGATAAAATGCTTAGGGAGGAACAACCTATTAATAACTGTGTCCACccacagcagcaggacagcTGAGTCCCAATAACACATGTGGCAGTTGTGAGGGGGAGGGGATGCTAGCTTTACGTTAGAGAGAAGAGGCTGAAACATGCTAAGCTGGAATAGTGTGCCCGTCTGTTAGAGGATTATGTGGCAGGCAGATGTTGCAGGATGGTTAATATAAACTGTGGAGATGGTGCTTTTTCCAACTCTGAAGCTTTCCAGCTGGTCTCTTCTCTCTCAGCCTCCTGAACCAGTGTGTGGGGTGGCTTTGGTTTGGGGAGGGGTGAGATGGCAAGGAGGGTTTGTTTAACTGTAGATGTGCAGGATTTCACTCCAGGAGCTTTCTTTCCACCCCTCAAAACTGTAGATTGCAAACCACACAGGATACATCAAAGTGGACTGGAAGCTGGTAGAACGGGACGTGAACAAAgccaagcagcagctgaaatttCACAGCAGCGGTAACAAAATGTCTCCAGAAGTGAAAAGCAAAGTGGATGAGGTGAGACAACTCTGCCAGGGTGTGTGCAGGTGCCCAGTCAGAGGGACAGCACGGAACAGGACCAATTTGTGGGCTCTTAGGGATCTTCTGTAGTGGGAGTGCTT from Rhea pennata isolate bPtePen1 chromosome 11, bPtePen1.pri, whole genome shotgun sequence carries:
- the FUNDC2 gene encoding FUN14 domain-containing protein 2; the encoded protein is MAAAGGGKKEDSYNVLDLAEYTKNRPWWRKVFAPSSGSSAEKYNVATQLVIGGVTGWCTGFIFQKVGKLAATAVGGGFFLLQIANHTGYIKVDWKLVERDVNKAKQQLKFHSSGNKMSPEVKSKVDEVITFLKKNVILTGGFAGGFLLGMAS